From one Butyricimonas faecihominis genomic stretch:
- a CDS encoding DEAD/DEAH box helicase codes for MTFRELEIAEPILKAICEKGYEKPTPIQEKGIPVALGGGDMLGIAQTGTGKTATFAIPILQHLLADRSEEKSSETRGNKGRLVKRRAIKALILTPTRELAIQIGENITDYGKYTGIRHAIIFGGVKQGPQTDLLQAGVDILVATPGRLLDLIRQGYVNLSSITHFVLDEADRMLDMGFIADIRRLLPMLPTKRQTLFFSATMPKDIVNLSRSILSNPTRVEVTPVSSAVDTVEQCVYFVEKPEKKKLLVSLLKQEKKSVLVFSRTKHGADNISRLLKKSGIKSEAIHGDKSQGQRQRALSNFKAGAIRVMVATDIAARGIDIQELEIVINYDLPDVAETYVHRIGRTGRAGHFGTAVTFCSEEEQSKIREIQVLTGKKINRLSFQA; via the coding sequence ATGACATTTAGAGAATTAGAAATTGCAGAGCCTATTTTAAAGGCTATCTGTGAAAAAGGATATGAAAAGCCCACCCCGATACAAGAGAAGGGTATACCTGTGGCTCTTGGTGGTGGCGATATGCTGGGAATTGCCCAGACCGGAACCGGTAAGACAGCGACGTTCGCTATACCGATCCTGCAACATTTACTGGCTGATCGTTCGGAGGAAAAAAGTTCGGAAACACGAGGCAATAAAGGACGTCTCGTGAAAAGACGGGCAATTAAGGCTTTAATCTTAACGCCAACCCGTGAATTGGCTATCCAGATCGGAGAGAATATCACGGATTACGGGAAGTACACGGGGATTAGGCACGCAATTATATTCGGCGGAGTGAAACAAGGACCGCAGACGGATCTGTTGCAGGCAGGAGTAGATATTCTTGTTGCCACACCGGGACGTTTGCTCGATTTGATCCGGCAGGGATACGTGAATCTTTCATCAATTACGCATTTTGTTCTGGATGAGGCTGACAGGATGCTGGATATGGGATTTATTGCGGATATACGACGTTTGTTACCCATGCTGCCGACAAAGCGGCAGACGCTGTTTTTCTCGGCAACGATGCCTAAGGATATAGTGAATTTGTCGAGAAGTATTCTTTCAAACCCGACGAGGGTGGAGGTAACCCCGGTTTCTTCTGCCGTTGACACGGTGGAACAATGTGTCTATTTCGTGGAGAAACCGGAAAAGAAGAAACTTCTTGTTTCCTTGTTGAAACAAGAGAAAAAGTCGGTGCTTGTTTTTTCACGTACCAAGCATGGGGCAGATAATATATCCCGCTTGTTGAAGAAGTCCGGCATCAAGAGTGAGGCGATTCACGGGGATAAATCACAAGGACAACGCCAGCGAGCTCTGTCGAACTTTAAGGCAGGAGCTATCCGGGTGATGGTAGCCACTGACATTGCAGCTCGAGGAATTGATATTCAGGAGTTGGAGATTGTCATAAATTATGATCTGCCTGATGTGGCTGAAACATACGTACATCGTATCGGGCGCACCGGGCGTGCGGGACATTTCGGTACAGCGGTGACGTTTTGTTCGGAAGAGGAACAGTCTAAGATTCGGGAAATCCAAGTTCTAACTGGCAAGAAAATCAATCGGTTGTCTTTTCAAGCATGA
- a CDS encoding GxxExxY protein, producing MEIENLIKTVIQCAYDVRTHLAAGFLENVYQKALIIELKEKGIHADTETPINVYYKNEIVGEFRADIIVEGKIIIELKAVQHLLPIHETQLVNYLTATNTDHGLLINFGGERIEIKRKFREYKHI from the coding sequence ATGGAAATAGAAAATCTGATAAAAACTGTTATTCAGTGTGCTTATGATGTAAGAACACATCTTGCTGCGGGTTTTCTTGAGAATGTTTATCAGAAAGCATTGATAATAGAATTAAAAGAAAAAGGTATTCATGCAGATACAGAAACTCCTATAAATGTATATTACAAAAATGAAATTGTAGGAGAATTTAGAGCGGACATAATCGTAGAAGGAAAAATAATCATTGAGCTTAAAGCGGTACAACATCTCCTTCCCATACACGAAACCCAATTAGTAAATTACTTAACCGCTACCAATACAGACCACGGCTTATTAATAAACTTTGGTGGTGAACGTATCGAAATAAAAAGAAAATTCAGAGAATATAAACATATATAA
- the fabG gene encoding 3-oxoacyl-[acyl-carrier-protein] reductase — MKLLEGKTAIITGASRGIGKAVALEFARQGANIAFTDLRYDEIAQETEKEIAALGVKAKMFASNAADFAATNATVDEIVKEFGRVDILVNNAGITKDTLLMRMSEEQWDAVINVNLKSVFNFTKAVSAVMLRQKSGSIISMSSVVGVSGNAGQANYAASKAGIIGFTKSVAKELGSRNIRANAVAPGFIITDMTAQLSEDVRKEWAAKIPLKRGGTPEDIAKVCVFLASDLSAYVTGQTIHVCGGMNM, encoded by the coding sequence ATGAAGTTATTAGAAGGAAAGACCGCCATTATCACGGGGGCATCAAGAGGAATCGGAAAGGCTGTGGCATTGGAATTTGCCCGTCAAGGAGCGAACATCGCTTTCACCGATTTAAGATATGATGAAATAGCTCAGGAAACCGAAAAAGAAATTGCCGCTTTGGGTGTGAAAGCTAAAATGTTTGCTTCCAATGCTGCTGATTTCGCGGCTACGAATGCTACCGTGGATGAGATTGTTAAAGAATTCGGACGTGTAGATATACTTGTAAATAATGCTGGTATCACGAAAGACACCTTGTTAATGCGTATGAGTGAAGAACAATGGGATGCCGTGATCAACGTGAATTTGAAATCTGTGTTTAATTTCACGAAAGCCGTGTCTGCCGTTATGTTACGTCAGAAATCGGGTTCCATTATCAGCATGAGTTCCGTGGTAGGAGTGAGTGGTAATGCCGGACAAGCAAACTATGCTGCATCTAAAGCCGGGATTATCGGATTCACGAAGAGCGTGGCCAAAGAACTTGGCTCTCGTAATATTCGTGCTAACGCTGTTGCTCCGGGATTTATCATTACCGATATGACCGCGCAATTGTCTGAGGACGTGCGTAAGGAGTGGGCTGCTAAAATTCCATTGAAGAGAGGCGGTACTCCGGAAGATATTGCAAAGGTATGCGTATTCTTGGCTTCTGATTTGTCTGCTTACGTGACAGGTCAGACAATCCACGTTTGTGGGGGAATGAATATGTAA
- a CDS encoding acetate/propionate family kinase: MNVLVLNCGSSSIKYQLLDMAGEPTLLAKGLVEKIGLPVGSFTHKPEGKDKYVVEEPIADHTAGIDLILKALVDPKHGVIKALTDINAVGHRVAHGGEFFAKSARVDEDAKKKIAACCELAPLHNPANLKGIETMEKLLPGVPQVAVFDTSFHQTLPKEAYIYGLPYKYYEDYRIRRYGFHGTSHKFVAEKACKILGWNIEEKKIITCHLGNGSSITAINKGKSVDTSMGFTPNAGVIMGTRTGDLDLGALLYICEKEGLNAAQANDLVNKKSGLQGVSEVSSDCRDLQAAAESGNDKARLALDILAYDVKKYVGSYAAALNGADLIVFTGGIGENDSEVREQVCTNMEYMGIHFDVAANKGVRGQDKVLSTTDSKVIVMSITTDEELVIATDTMNLVK, translated from the coding sequence ATGAACGTATTAGTTTTAAACTGCGGTAGCTCCTCTATTAAATATCAATTGCTTGACATGGCAGGAGAACCGACGTTACTCGCTAAAGGATTGGTGGAAAAGATCGGTTTACCCGTGGGAAGTTTCACTCACAAACCGGAAGGAAAAGATAAATACGTGGTAGAAGAACCTATCGCGGACCATACAGCCGGGATCGATCTGATCTTGAAAGCTCTGGTTGACCCGAAACATGGGGTAATCAAGGCCTTGACGGACATTAATGCCGTGGGACACCGCGTAGCTCATGGAGGTGAATTCTTTGCTAAGAGCGCCCGTGTTGACGAGGATGCCAAGAAAAAGATCGCCGCTTGCTGCGAGTTAGCCCCACTTCATAACCCCGCAAACTTGAAAGGAATCGAGACCATGGAGAAACTGTTACCGGGCGTACCACAAGTAGCAGTATTCGACACGTCATTCCACCAAACTCTTCCGAAAGAAGCATATATCTACGGGCTCCCATACAAATACTACGAGGATTATCGTATCCGTCGTTACGGATTCCACGGAACCTCTCACAAGTTCGTGGCTGAAAAAGCATGTAAAATACTGGGATGGAATATTGAGGAGAAAAAAATCATCACTTGCCACTTGGGTAATGGTTCATCCATAACCGCCATCAACAAAGGTAAATCCGTTGACACCTCCATGGGTTTCACTCCCAATGCTGGTGTGATCATGGGAACCCGTACGGGAGACCTTGACTTGGGAGCATTATTGTATATCTGCGAGAAAGAAGGTTTAAACGCAGCACAGGCAAACGACCTAGTAAATAAGAAATCAGGATTGCAAGGAGTATCTGAAGTTTCTTCCGATTGTCGTGACTTACAGGCTGCAGCTGAATCCGGAAACGACAAGGCTCGCCTCGCCCTTGATATTCTTGCTTACGACGTGAAAAAATACGTGGGTAGCTATGCTGCCGCCCTAAACGGAGCGGATTTGATCGTCTTCACCGGGGGTATCGGGGAAAATGACAGTGAAGTACGTGAACAAGTATGTACCAACATGGAATACATGGGTATTCACTTTGATGTTGCCGCCAATAAAGGCGTTCGCGGACAAGACAAAGTACTGTCTACCACCGATTCCAAAGTAATCGTGATGAGCATCACCACGGACGAAGAATTGGTTATCGCGACGGACACCATGAATCTAGTGAAATAA
- the pta gene encoding phosphate acetyltransferase: MNLLEQIKENAKKCNKRIVLPEGTEERTLKAADILIAEGIAQIILIGNPAEIKALAEKFELKNIGKATIIDPENHEKKEAYADLLVELRKSKGMTKEQALKLVLDPLYLATLMIKSGDADGEVAGAKNATGDVLRPALQIVKTLPGMSVVSGAFLLLTNKPEYGENGLIVCADCAVLPNPTAEELAQIAVATAGTARAIAKIEPRVAMLSFSTKGSAKNELVDKVVKATELAKQMAPDVMIDGEMQADAALVASVGASKAPGSPVAGKANVLIFPSLEVGNISYKLVQRIAGIEAVGPVLQGMAAPINDLSRGCSVSDIVNLVAITVNQAAAK; encoded by the coding sequence ATGAATCTCCTTGAACAAATCAAAGAAAATGCGAAGAAGTGCAACAAACGGATTGTACTTCCGGAAGGAACAGAAGAACGTACGTTGAAAGCAGCCGACATCTTGATAGCTGAAGGTATTGCTCAAATCATCTTGATCGGTAATCCGGCTGAAATTAAAGCGTTGGCCGAGAAATTCGAATTGAAAAATATCGGTAAAGCCACAATCATCGATCCCGAAAATCACGAGAAGAAAGAAGCGTATGCAGACCTTTTGGTTGAACTTCGCAAGAGTAAAGGTATGACAAAAGAACAAGCTTTGAAACTCGTTCTTGACCCGCTATACCTTGCCACTTTGATGATTAAGAGCGGGGATGCCGATGGTGAAGTTGCCGGGGCAAAAAATGCTACCGGAGACGTGTTACGTCCCGCGTTACAGATCGTGAAAACCTTACCGGGTATGTCTGTTGTATCAGGAGCATTCTTGTTATTAACCAACAAACCGGAATATGGAGAAAACGGCCTAATCGTATGTGCCGACTGTGCCGTACTGCCTAATCCGACCGCGGAAGAATTGGCCCAGATCGCCGTGGCTACTGCCGGAACAGCCAGAGCTATCGCTAAAATCGAACCGAGAGTTGCCATGTTAAGTTTCTCCACCAAAGGATCAGCTAAAAACGAACTGGTTGACAAAGTAGTGAAAGCAACGGAACTCGCCAAACAAATGGCTCCCGACGTGATGATCGACGGTGAAATGCAAGCTGACGCGGCCCTCGTGGCATCGGTAGGTGCCAGCAAAGCCCCGGGCAGTCCCGTGGCCGGTAAAGCTAACGTGTTGATATTCCCGAGTCTTGAAGTTGGAAACATCAGCTATAAACTCGTGCAACGTATTGCAGGAATTGAAGCGGTGGGTCCCGTCCTCCAAGGAATGGCAGCCCCGATTAACGACCTGTCAAGAGGTTGTTCCGTAAGCGACATCGTGAACCTTGTTGCCATCACGGTAAATCAGGCAGCGGCAAAATAG
- a CDS encoding ATP-binding protein: MIDQINLFTGDASIQYSITLNIILLAAIVILTLIFYLIARKRKYERLVKEKQLDTQQKFARELLDSVPAGFILLTPNGTIKQVNRQAATELGVQKQDIRDKNIREVFSIFHENLNILDKLLSLLQKDEQEVTLPPDTFIHGATNAISFLVKGYFKNVTGEEDSNYIIFTFRNVVTELTQEYVLNMALHRTKIFPWSYDIKCNLMIIDPRYFEYLGIPAGDCTLTNEQFAQMVHPNDIEGVITALTLTVHGSLIETPVSYRLRRGDGQWEWFEAQSTYLGQGTQTPFRLVGVCMSTQEHKKIEEELTKARDKAQQSDKLKSAFLANMSHEIRTPLNAIVGFSNLLVDGDMSFQKEEIKEFLSLIYLNCEQLLALISDILDLSKIESNTMVFNITEQPLTPLLQNILRAQQINVPQEVELLLDLPATDTIITTDPLRLKQVINNLINNAIKFTSKGAVTLGYKQNNDQVSIFVKDTGSGIDEDKINRIFERFYKGDNFVQGTGLGLAISHTIIEHLKGTITVTSKVGEGSCFTIQHPVKKMGY, translated from the coding sequence ATGATTGACCAGATAAATTTATTCACTGGCGACGCATCTATTCAATATAGTATAACATTAAACATTATTCTATTGGCCGCTATCGTCATTCTTACCCTCATTTTCTACTTGATAGCACGAAAGCGAAAATACGAAAGACTGGTAAAGGAGAAGCAATTAGACACGCAACAAAAGTTCGCTCGAGAACTTCTTGATTCCGTACCGGCGGGATTTATTCTATTAACCCCGAATGGGACAATCAAACAGGTAAATCGTCAGGCCGCTACCGAACTCGGAGTACAAAAACAAGACATAAGGGATAAAAACATTCGGGAAGTATTTTCAATTTTCCACGAGAACCTCAATATTCTGGATAAACTTTTGAGTCTCCTACAAAAAGACGAGCAGGAAGTTACACTCCCACCTGACACGTTCATCCACGGGGCAACCAATGCCATCTCTTTTCTAGTGAAAGGCTATTTCAAAAATGTTACCGGAGAAGAAGATTCAAATTATATCATATTCACGTTCCGAAACGTCGTGACCGAACTTACCCAAGAATACGTGTTGAACATGGCCCTACACCGCACGAAAATATTTCCTTGGTCATACGATATAAAATGTAATCTGATGATTATTGATCCCCGTTATTTCGAATACCTTGGAATTCCTGCCGGGGATTGCACGCTAACAAACGAACAATTTGCCCAAATGGTGCATCCCAATGATATTGAAGGGGTAATCACGGCTCTTACGCTCACTGTTCATGGAAGTTTAATCGAGACCCCCGTGAGCTACCGTCTTCGGCGAGGCGACGGACAATGGGAATGGTTCGAGGCCCAATCCACTTATCTCGGTCAAGGAACACAAACTCCTTTCCGGCTCGTTGGTGTCTGCATGAGTACACAGGAACACAAGAAAATTGAAGAAGAATTAACCAAAGCCCGTGACAAAGCACAACAAAGCGATAAACTTAAAAGTGCATTCCTTGCCAACATGAGCCATGAAATACGGACACCGTTAAATGCCATTGTCGGCTTTTCCAATTTACTGGTTGATGGAGATATGTCTTTCCAGAAAGAGGAGATCAAAGAATTTTTATCATTGATATACCTGAATTGCGAACAGCTACTAGCACTTATATCCGACATACTCGATCTCTCAAAAATAGAATCCAACACGATGGTTTTCAACATAACAGAACAACCGCTTACGCCTTTATTACAAAATATCCTACGAGCCCAACAAATAAATGTCCCGCAAGAGGTAGAATTACTTTTGGACCTTCCTGCAACCGACACGATCATCACGACCGATCCCCTACGCTTAAAACAAGTCATTAACAACTTGATCAACAATGCTATCAAGTTCACCTCCAAAGGAGCAGTCACACTTGGTTACAAGCAGAATAACGATCAGGTTTCCATTTTCGTGAAAGACACAGGTAGCGGAATTGACGAAGATAAGATAAACCGTATTTTCGAACGTTTCTACAAGGGTGACAATTTTGTTCAAGGAACAGGACTAGGCTTGGCAATCAGCCATACAATCATAGAGCATCTAAAAGGGACGATCACAGTAACCTCCAAAGTTGGAGAAGGCTCCTGTTTCACAATTCAACATCCGGTAAAAAAAATGGGGTATTGA